Proteins encoded together in one Bradyrhizobium sp. CB82 window:
- a CDS encoding CoA transferase, translated as MPFPHASQALSRFTVLDLTRVRSGPTCVRQLADWGANVIKIDALMEDAGGEQPGGPRHGADFQNLHRNKRAMTLNLKDPRGLEVFKRLAAKADVVVENFRPDVKKKLGIDYESLRAINPRLVYGSISGFGQDGPYHKRPGFDQIAQGMGGLMSITGAPGGGPMRVGIPVADLTAGLFCAIGILTALLERDVSGEGQWVQTSLLQAQIFMLDFQAARWLMEKEVAKQAGNNHPTSIPTGVFKTSDGYINIATTGGRIWERCAQAVGAPELLANPDYATAPARSKNRDALNAEIEQRTVAKSTETWVRELNEAGVPCGPIYAIDQMFDDAQVRHLGIAQDVPNAENRHIRLVGQPVTLSRTPSTMVARPPEFGEQTDEVLEEFGFDVAEITALKEAKVV; from the coding sequence ATGCCCTTCCCGCATGCCTCACAGGCCCTGTCGCGCTTCACCGTGCTCGATCTGACCCGCGTCCGGTCCGGTCCCACTTGCGTGCGACAGCTCGCGGACTGGGGCGCCAACGTCATCAAGATCGACGCCCTCATGGAGGATGCCGGTGGCGAGCAACCGGGTGGACCGCGGCACGGGGCGGACTTCCAGAACTTGCACCGCAACAAGCGGGCGATGACGCTCAATCTGAAGGACCCGAGGGGTCTCGAGGTGTTCAAGCGCCTCGCCGCCAAGGCCGACGTCGTGGTCGAGAATTTCCGCCCCGACGTGAAGAAGAAGCTCGGCATCGACTATGAGAGCCTGCGCGCGATCAACCCGCGCCTGGTTTATGGCAGCATCTCCGGCTTCGGCCAGGACGGCCCCTACCACAAGCGGCCGGGCTTCGATCAGATCGCGCAGGGCATGGGCGGGCTGATGTCGATCACGGGGGCGCCGGGCGGCGGTCCGATGCGGGTGGGTATTCCCGTCGCCGATCTCACCGCCGGGCTGTTCTGTGCGATCGGCATTCTCACCGCGCTGCTCGAGCGCGACGTCTCCGGCGAGGGCCAGTGGGTGCAGACCTCGCTGTTGCAGGCGCAGATCTTCATGCTCGACTTCCAGGCCGCGCGCTGGCTGATGGAGAAGGAAGTCGCCAAGCAGGCCGGCAACAATCATCCGACCAGCATTCCGACCGGCGTGTTCAAAACCTCCGACGGCTACATCAACATCGCCACCACCGGCGGGCGGATCTGGGAGCGCTGCGCTCAGGCAGTCGGCGCGCCCGAGCTCCTCGCCAATCCGGACTACGCGACCGCGCCCGCGCGCTCGAAGAACCGCGATGCGCTCAACGCCGAGATCGAGCAGCGCACGGTGGCGAAATCGACCGAGACCTGGGTCAGGGAGCTCAACGAGGCCGGCGTGCCCTGCGGGCCGATCTATGCGATCGACCAGATGTTCGACGATGCGCAGGTCAGGCATCTCGGCATCGCGCAGGACGTGCCGAACGCGGAGAACCGCCACATCCGCCTGGTCGGCCAGCCCGTCACGCTGTCGCGCACGCCGAGCACGATGGTGGCAAGGCCGCCTGAATTCGGCGAGCAGACTGACGAGGTGCTCGAAGAGTTCGGCTTTGATGTGGCCGAGATCACAGCGCTGAAGGAGGCCAAAGTCGTATGA
- a CDS encoding NF038122 family metalloprotease yields the protein MRSNSTPDQDLLSDDPFYTVVGNSIQGSYIPATSGGSSGGTATPGSVISVTSGGITINLILDAAAQAAPASFKNGLQQAVAILAANITDKITVNIKIDYSGTGGGAAAGPDSGYYENYSWVHSELINNASAGDTTFNSLPAGSTIQGQSSVAVWNAQLKLWGVLGASDTTTDDASAYFSTDIDPNLLVGVALHELTHAMGRVPYGSAPDVFDFFRFTSQNVRLFQGGATAPAAYFSLDNGATKIADYGQNSDPSDFLNSGVQGPNDPFNEYYTGSTTQGLTSVDLKQLDALGFHLAISNPIVIESFGSTSVVQIGNYYYLDPVAGGTGPELKYGGSPVTVSGLGGWTVIGAEQTGSGYDVALHSSTGNQYTVWYADSTGNGYSNATGGAVSGSSYALESFEASFHQDLNGDGTIGVITTVIESVGSTKLVQAGSNYLLNPVSGGTGPELKYGGSPVSATGLGGWAIIGAEQTGSGYEVALHSPTGDQYTVWNTDSSGNVVGNATGGVVSGASYALESLETSFHQDLNGDGQIGVVSTVLESLGSTSVVQIGNNYYLDPVAGGTGPELKYGGSPVTVSGLGGWTVIGAEQTGSGYEVALHSPTGGQYTVWNTDSSGNVVGNATGGVVSGASYALESLEPSFHQDLNGDGQTGARSTVIESFGSTSLTELGDNFFLNPVSGGTGPELKYGGSPVSAAALGGWSVIGAEQTGSGYEVALHSSTGDQYTVWSTDSSGNVVGNATGGVVSGTSYALESLEPGFHQDLNGDGQTGASSTVIESFGSTSLVKLGDNFFFNPVSGGTGPELKYGGSPVSAAALGGWAVIGAEQTGRGYEAALHSLTADQYTVWNTDSSGNVVGNATGGVVSGASYALESLEPSFHQDLNGDGATGVATAPASQTSPATQINVLLAHLLADHFLIR from the coding sequence ATGAGATCAAACTCTACCCCGGACCAAGATCTGCTCTCCGATGATCCCTTTTACACTGTCGTCGGTAACAGCATCCAAGGGAGCTATATCCCCGCGACCTCGGGAGGTTCCTCCGGCGGCACTGCCACACCCGGCTCGGTCATTTCGGTCACCTCGGGCGGCATCACGATCAACCTGATCCTCGATGCGGCCGCGCAGGCCGCGCCGGCGAGCTTCAAGAACGGTCTGCAACAGGCGGTCGCGATACTCGCCGCGAACATCACCGACAAGATCACCGTCAATATCAAGATCGACTACAGCGGGACCGGGGGCGGCGCTGCCGCCGGCCCGGATTCCGGGTACTATGAGAATTACTCCTGGGTCCACTCGGAGTTGATCAATAATGCGAGCGCCGGCGATACCACGTTCAACAGCCTGCCGGCCGGCTCGACGATCCAGGGACAGTCGAGCGTCGCGGTCTGGAATGCGCAGCTGAAGCTGTGGGGTGTGCTCGGGGCCAGCGATACCACGACCGATGATGCCAGCGCGTATTTTTCCACTGACATCGACCCCAACCTGCTGGTCGGCGTGGCGCTGCATGAACTGACCCACGCGATGGGCCGCGTGCCCTATGGCTCGGCGCCCGACGTGTTTGATTTCTTCCGTTTCACAAGCCAAAACGTCCGCCTTTTCCAGGGCGGCGCCACCGCGCCGGCGGCGTATTTCTCGCTCGACAATGGCGCAACCAAGATCGCGGATTACGGCCAGAACTCCGACCCGAGCGACTTCCTGAACAGCGGCGTGCAGGGGCCGAACGATCCCTTCAACGAGTACTACACCGGCAGCACCACTCAAGGGCTGACATCCGTCGATCTGAAGCAGCTGGATGCTCTCGGATTTCACCTCGCCATCAGCAATCCGATCGTGATCGAGTCGTTTGGCTCGACCAGTGTGGTGCAGATCGGAAACTACTATTACCTCGATCCCGTTGCCGGGGGGACCGGGCCAGAATTGAAGTATGGCGGCTCGCCCGTCACTGTCTCCGGCCTGGGTGGCTGGACAGTTATCGGCGCGGAGCAGACCGGCAGCGGCTATGACGTGGCGCTGCATTCGTCCACTGGCAATCAGTATACGGTCTGGTATGCCGACAGCACTGGCAACGGCTACTCCAACGCGACCGGGGGGGCCGTCTCGGGATCGAGTTATGCGTTGGAGTCTTTCGAGGCTAGCTTCCACCAGGACCTGAATGGCGATGGCACGATCGGCGTCATCACAACTGTGATCGAGTCTGTTGGTTCTACGAAACTGGTGCAGGCGGGCAGCAACTACCTCCTCAATCCTGTTTCGGGCGGCACTGGCCCTGAACTGAAATACGGCGGCAGCCCCGTCTCGGCAACGGGCCTAGGTGGTTGGGCAATTATTGGCGCGGAGCAGACCGGCAGTGGCTATGAAGTGGCACTGCATTCGCCGACTGGCGACCAATACACGGTCTGGAATACCGACAGCAGCGGCAATGTGGTCGGCAATGCGACCGGTGGAGTCGTGTCGGGCGCAAGCTACGCGCTGGAGTCGCTCGAGACGAGTTTCCACCAGGATCTCAATGGCGATGGCCAAATCGGTGTCGTCAGCACGGTGCTCGAGTCGCTTGGCTCGACGAGTGTGGTGCAGATTGGCAACAACTATTACCTCGATCCCGTTGCCGGGGGGACCGGACCAGAATTGAAGTATGGCGGCTCGCCCGTCACTGTCTCAGGCCTGGGTGGCTGGACAGTTATCGGCGCCGAGCAGACCGGCAGCGGCTATGAGGTGGCGCTGCATTCGCCGACTGGCGGCCAATACACGGTCTGGAATACCGACAGCAGCGGCAATGTGGTTGGCAATGCGACGGGTGGGGTGGTGTCGGGCGCGAGTTACGCGCTGGAGTCGCTCGAACCGAGTTTTCATCAGGATCTCAACGGCGATGGCCAAACCGGTGCCCGAAGCACGGTGATCGAGTCGTTTGGCTCGACGAGCCTGACGGAGCTTGGCGACAACTTCTTCCTCAATCCCGTTTCGGGTGGCACCGGGCCGGAATTGAAGTACGGCGGAAGTCCGGTTTCGGCGGCGGCGCTGGGTGGCTGGTCGGTTATCGGCGCGGAACAGACCGGCAGCGGCTATGAGGTGGCACTGCATTCGTCGACTGGCGACCAATACACGGTCTGGAGTACCGACAGCAGCGGCAATGTGGTCGGCAATGCGACCGGTGGGGTCGTGTCGGGTACGAGCTACGCGCTCGAGTCGCTCGAACCCGGTTTCCACCAGGATCTCAATGGCGATGGCCAAACCGGTGCGTCAAGCACGGTCATCGAGTCGTTCGGCTCGACGAGCCTCGTGAAGCTTGGCGACAACTTCTTCTTCAATCCTGTTTCGGGTGGCACCGGACCGGAATTGAAATACGGCGGAAGTCCCGTCTCGGCAGCGGCCCTGGGTGGCTGGGCGGTTATCGGCGCTGAGCAGACGGGCCGTGGCTATGAGGCGGCACTGCACTCGTTGACGGCCGATCAGTACACGGTTTGGAATACCGACAGCAGCGGCAATGTGGTTGGTAATGCGACCGGTGGGGTCGTGTCGGGCGCAAGCTACGCGCTGGAGTCGCTCGAGCCGAGCTTCCATCAGGATCTCAACGGCGATGGAGCAACCGGCGTTGCTACGGCACCGGCATCTCAAACATCTCCGGCGACGCAGATCAATGTTCTCTTAGCTCATCTATTGGCTGACCATTTCCTGATCCGATAG